One segment of Haloplanus natans DSM 17983 DNA contains the following:
- a CDS encoding outer membrane protein assembly factor BamB family protein: protein MPSITRRSLLGTLAVGATVGVAGCSSSCPDGDAPEPSVVVDTADADGAFETLPSGSWPSPRFDAGNTGYAPVDPPTDSLAVRWRTTLRTPRVDGAADASSPTIAGGRVYVTTGAGAFALSLRDGTERWRHGTTPATTGPTVGYDDELAPPIVADGRVYLATMDGVVALHADDGTPAWRATDAAATGVPTVVDGGVVVPTADGLVARDARDGTRRWRADVDATMPAVADGTVIAGGEETVALDAATGDREWSVSDRAELYPVVTDGTVYLGTYGRLVGVALDDGRERWAVDRGGGRTFAAPVVAPETVYTVERPSEAPDATFALNRTDGGAPEPRWCSYVGEGSVTAATGDHAFALQSGFGGPRVVAFTERFGEAAWGYAAADRPVPPAILDGGVVSVTDRGTVAAVEGA, encoded by the coding sequence ATGCCCTCCATCACCCGCAGGTCGCTCCTCGGAACGCTCGCGGTCGGCGCGACCGTCGGCGTCGCCGGCTGTTCGTCCTCCTGCCCGGACGGCGACGCGCCGGAACCGTCGGTCGTAGTCGACACGGCCGACGCGGACGGCGCGTTCGAAACGCTCCCCAGTGGTTCGTGGCCGTCGCCCCGTTTCGACGCCGGCAACACGGGGTACGCGCCCGTCGACCCGCCGACGGACTCGCTCGCGGTCCGCTGGCGAACCACCCTCCGTACGCCGCGCGTCGACGGCGCCGCCGACGCGAGTTCGCCGACGATCGCCGGCGGCAGGGTGTACGTGACGACCGGCGCGGGGGCGTTCGCGCTCTCGCTTCGCGACGGGACCGAACGCTGGCGACACGGAACGACGCCGGCGACAACCGGCCCGACGGTCGGCTACGACGACGAACTCGCCCCACCCATCGTCGCCGACGGCCGGGTGTATCTGGCGACGATGGACGGTGTCGTTGCCCTCCACGCCGACGACGGGACGCCCGCGTGGCGCGCGACGGACGCGGCGGCGACGGGCGTGCCGACGGTCGTCGACGGCGGGGTGGTCGTCCCGACGGCCGACGGCTTGGTCGCCCGCGACGCCCGCGACGGGACTCGACGGTGGCGCGCCGACGTGGACGCGACCATGCCCGCCGTCGCGGACGGCACAGTCATCGCGGGCGGCGAGGAGACGGTCGCACTCGACGCCGCCACCGGCGACCGCGAGTGGTCGGTGTCGGACAGGGCCGAGCTCTATCCGGTCGTCACCGACGGAACGGTGTATCTCGGGACGTACGGCCGCCTCGTCGGCGTCGCCCTCGACGACGGCCGGGAGCGGTGGGCGGTCGACCGCGGCGGCGGCCGGACCTTCGCCGCACCCGTCGTCGCGCCCGAGACGGTGTATACGGTCGAGCGCCCGAGCGAAGCACCCGACGCGACGTTCGCCCTCAACCGGACCGACGGCGGGGCGCCGGAGCCACGGTGGTGTTCGTACGTCGGCGAGGGGTCGGTCACGGCCGCGACGGGGGACCACGCGTTCGCGCTCCAGTCGGGGTTCGGCGGCCCGCGCGTGGTGGCGTTCACCGAACGCTTCGGCGAGGCGGCGTGGGGGTACGCGGCCGCGGACCGGCCCGTCCCGCCGGCGATTCTCGACGGCGGCGTCGTGAGCGTCACCGATCGCGGAACCGTCGCCGCCGTCGAAGGTGCCTGA
- a CDS encoding glutaredoxin family protein has protein sequence MSITLYALDGCPYCETVHDALQDHDIDYETVWTEALHSKRNEVKRVSGQRAVPVLVDDEHGVTMAESVNILDYVERTLA, from the coding sequence ATGTCGATCACGCTCTACGCGCTCGACGGCTGTCCGTACTGTGAGACGGTTCACGACGCTCTGCAGGACCACGATATCGACTACGAAACGGTCTGGACCGAGGCGCTTCACTCGAAGCGCAACGAGGTGAAACGCGTCAGCGGCCAACGTGCCGTGCCCGTCCTCGTCGACGACGAACACGGCGTTACGATGGCCGAGAGCGTCAACATCCTCGACTACGTCGAACGAACGCTCGCATGA
- the glyA gene encoding serine hydroxymethyltransferase — translation MDYSHVRATDPAVADAITGETDRQRTTLSMIASENHASRAVIEAQGSSLTNKYAEGYPGERYYAGCRYADAVEELAIERATELWGAEHVNVQPHSGSQANMAVYFATLDPGDKILSLELEDGGHLSHGHPANFAGQLYEVEQYRVDPETGYLDYEGLAELADRFDPDAIVSGFSAYPRQVDWERIDAVADAVDAYHVADIAHITGLVAAGVHPSPVGIADFVTGSTHKTIRAGRGGIVMCGEEHADDIDDAVFPGVQGGPLMHNVAGKAVGFGEALDDSFTDYAEQVVANARALAERFAERGLAPVSGGTDTHLVLVDLRESHPDLSGGDAEAALDSTGIVLNGNTVPGETRSPFDPSGIRAGTAALTTRGFEEDAIREVGDLIARVLDAPEDDGVLADVSDRVDELCGAHPLYE, via the coding sequence ATGGACTACAGTCACGTTCGTGCGACCGATCCGGCGGTTGCCGATGCGATTACCGGCGAGACCGACCGCCAGCGAACGACACTCTCGATGATCGCCTCGGAGAACCACGCGAGTCGGGCCGTCATCGAGGCCCAGGGGAGCTCTCTCACCAACAAGTACGCCGAGGGCTACCCCGGCGAGCGCTACTACGCCGGCTGTCGGTACGCCGACGCCGTCGAGGAACTCGCCATCGAACGCGCCACGGAACTCTGGGGCGCCGAGCACGTCAACGTCCAGCCCCACAGCGGGTCGCAGGCGAACATGGCCGTCTACTTCGCCACCCTGGACCCCGGCGACAAGATTCTCTCGCTCGAACTCGAAGACGGCGGCCACCTCAGCCACGGTCACCCCGCGAACTTCGCCGGCCAACTGTACGAGGTCGAACAGTACCGCGTCGACCCCGAGACGGGGTATCTCGACTACGAGGGGCTGGCCGAACTCGCGGATAGATTCGACCCCGACGCCATCGTCTCCGGCTTCTCCGCCTACCCCCGGCAGGTCGACTGGGAACGCATTGACGCCGTCGCCGACGCCGTCGACGCCTACCACGTCGCCGACATCGCCCACATCACCGGCCTCGTCGCCGCGGGCGTTCACCCCTCTCCGGTCGGCATCGCGGACTTCGTCACCGGCAGCACGCACAAGACCATCCGCGCCGGCCGCGGCGGCATCGTCATGTGCGGCGAGGAACACGCCGACGACATCGACGACGCCGTCTTCCCCGGCGTGCAGGGCGGCCCGCTGATGCACAACGTCGCGGGCAAGGCGGTCGGGTTCGGCGAAGCGCTCGACGACTCCTTTACCGACTACGCCGAGCAGGTGGTCGCGAACGCCCGCGCCCTGGCCGAGCGATTCGCAGAGCGCGGCCTCGCGCCCGTCTCCGGGGGGACCGACACCCATCTCGTCCTGGTCGACCTGCGGGAGTCGCATCCGGACCTCTCCGGGGGCGACGCGGAGGCCGCCCTCGATTCGACGGGTATCGTCCTCAACGGCAACACGGTGCCGGGCGAGACCCGGTCGCCGTTCGACCCCAGCGGGATTCGGGCGGGGACCGCCGCGCTCACCACTCGCGGCTTCGAGGAAGACGCCATCCGCGAGGTGGGTGACCTGATCGCCCGCGTCCTCGATGCGCCCGAAGACGACGGCGTCCTCGCCGACGTGAGCGACCGGGTGGACGAACTGTGTGGGGCGCACCCGCTATACGAGTAG
- a CDS encoding DUF7282 domain-containing protein: protein MHTHAYVLASALVLSTVAFAVVGSAGAVSPPCVGDAGAGIGADPPRSVAIVDVVSDDRSNRSGVHPVEAGSTLLVRGTTNRRPDDTAIDVSVTDGPDADRFGFAVVESWGYDGVWTARLAVPANATPGTYTLEVQLDGDSDVQRFEVVERRPAALGRASLSDAGRVAIENVTLPDGGYLEVRDGDALLGRSPYLGPGTSSVVTLAVEGVDAGSNLRAVAVRGTPDSVGDPYRRNGTPVAVSVSLPPAGLEPTASATATPTPSATATATPTSSPTSTAPPGTTPGSGPGFGVVATVVALLFGSRIVGRF, encoded by the coding sequence ATGCACACTCACGCGTACGTCCTCGCGTCCGCCCTCGTGTTGTCGACAGTCGCGTTCGCCGTCGTCGGAAGCGCCGGGGCCGTGTCCCCACCGTGTGTCGGCGACGCCGGGGCCGGCATCGGCGCCGATCCACCTCGGTCCGTCGCCATCGTCGACGTCGTATCCGACGACCGCTCGAACCGCTCCGGGGTCCATCCCGTCGAGGCCGGATCAACCCTGCTCGTCCGCGGGACGACCAACCGTCGCCCCGACGACACCGCCATCGACGTCTCGGTGACCGACGGTCCCGACGCCGACCGCTTCGGGTTCGCAGTCGTCGAGTCGTGGGGGTACGACGGTGTCTGGACCGCCCGCCTCGCCGTGCCCGCGAACGCCACCCCGGGGACGTACACTCTCGAAGTGCAACTCGACGGCGACAGCGACGTGCAGCGATTCGAGGTGGTCGAGCGCCGACCCGCGGCGCTGGGGCGCGCCTCGCTGAGCGACGCCGGCCGCGTCGCCATCGAAAACGTAACACTCCCCGACGGCGGCTACCTCGAGGTTCGCGACGGGGACGCCCTCCTCGGACGCTCGCCTTACCTCGGTCCCGGAACGAGTTCCGTCGTCACCCTCGCCGTCGAGGGCGTCGACGCCGGGAGTAACCTCCGGGCTGTCGCCGTCCGTGGGACGCCCGACAGCGTCGGCGACCCGTATCGCCGGAACGGAACGCCCGTCGCCGTCTCAGTGTCGCTCCCGCCGGCCGGCCTCGAACCGACAGCGTCGGCGACGGCGACGCCCACACCCTCGGCGACAGCGACGGCGACGCCGACATCCTCACCCACCTCCACCGCCCCGCCCGGGACGACACCCGGATCGGGTCCCGGGTTCGGCGTCGTGGCCACCGTCGTTGCCCTGCTCTTCGGGTCCCGTATCGTCGGCCGATTCTGA
- a CDS encoding DUF7553 family protein produces MNKHFEDALYYMGRAGEHAKEGVMEELDPLEERFRELTGKEEEPEPSRLEKLQGELKELESRAEGEAKTAIQDAQERIRRYRSGESAE; encoded by the coding sequence ATGAACAAGCATTTCGAAGATGCACTGTACTACATGGGTCGAGCGGGCGAGCACGCGAAGGAAGGGGTCATGGAGGAACTCGACCCGCTGGAAGAGCGGTTCCGCGAGTTGACCGGCAAGGAGGAGGAGCCGGAGCCGTCGCGACTGGAGAAACTGCAGGGCGAACTGAAGGAGTTGGAGTCCCGCGCCGAGGGCGAGGCGAAGACGGCCATCCAGGACGCCCAAGAGCGGATTCGTCGCTATCGTAGCGGCGAGTCGGCGGAGTGA
- a CDS encoding SRPBCC family protein: MLRVEDDIYVDVDRETAFEYMDVPEHQAEISPSLSAVETVETLPTGGKRATYTYRMGGVPLDGEVKAVAYDPPERIVFEMTGGIDGTIEWTFSPEGDGVRVGYAAEYDLPIPVLDRLAAPFVRKYNERELATTLRNLKTRLEV; encoded by the coding sequence ATGCTCCGAGTCGAGGACGACATCTACGTCGACGTCGATCGGGAGACGGCGTTCGAGTACATGGACGTGCCGGAACACCAGGCCGAGATTTCGCCCAGCCTGTCGGCCGTCGAGACGGTCGAAACCCTCCCCACCGGCGGCAAGCGCGCCACCTACACCTACCGGATGGGCGGCGTTCCGCTCGACGGCGAGGTGAAAGCGGTCGCCTACGACCCCCCGGAACGGATCGTCTTCGAGATGACCGGCGGCATCGACGGCACCATCGAGTGGACGTTCTCCCCCGAGGGCGACGGCGTCCGGGTCGGCTACGCGGCCGAGTACGACCTCCCGATCCCCGTGCTCGACCGGCTGGCGGCGCCGTTCGTCCGCAAGTACAACGAGCGCGAACTGGCGACGACGCTCCGGAACCTGAAGACGCGACTGGAGGTTTGA
- a CDS encoding DUF63 family protein has protein sequence MATVAERLDVEPERLWAGSVLALLAALIGGSLLFPRTVYDGFVWHYFWGPVQADANAAICAVREGGATRYLYESAACSAAPEPVAFPGYTLVSEVGYVVILLIALSGLVFLLDRLDIGSDRDLFFALLPFVFFGGALRVVEDVTDAAAGSPIGYPLNTLIISPVIYFTVFAVTLLAVVASVALARRGVVERYTRPLFGSGVVVLGTTLLYLLWSGVAPDGPGTFYPQVIVVILLGSTLAAGGTWWLIERYAPAINAGTGRMGFVVIWGHAVDGVANVVGLDWMVALGAGPNLVPKHPVNQAVVDITAATLPASALAITGDTWPFLVVKLVAATLVVWLFDAQIFEDSPRYAVLLMIAILAVGLGPGTRDMLRATIGV, from the coding sequence ATGGCAACCGTCGCGGAACGCCTCGACGTCGAACCGGAGCGGCTCTGGGCCGGCTCCGTCCTCGCCCTCCTCGCCGCCCTGATCGGCGGCTCGCTCCTGTTCCCACGGACCGTCTACGACGGCTTCGTCTGGCACTACTTCTGGGGGCCGGTGCAAGCCGACGCCAACGCCGCCATCTGTGCTGTCCGGGAGGGTGGTGCCACCCGATATCTCTACGAGTCGGCGGCGTGTTCGGCCGCGCCCGAACCCGTCGCGTTCCCGGGCTATACACTCGTCTCGGAGGTCGGGTACGTCGTCATCCTGCTGATCGCTCTCTCGGGGCTGGTCTTTCTGCTCGACCGACTCGACATCGGCTCCGACCGCGACCTCTTTTTCGCACTCTTACCGTTCGTCTTCTTCGGCGGTGCGCTCCGGGTCGTCGAGGACGTGACCGACGCCGCCGCCGGCTCCCCCATCGGCTATCCGCTGAACACGCTCATCATCAGTCCAGTGATCTACTTCACCGTCTTCGCGGTCACCCTCCTCGCCGTCGTCGCCAGCGTCGCGCTCGCCCGCCGGGGCGTCGTCGAGCGCTACACTCGCCCGCTCTTCGGTTCCGGCGTCGTCGTCCTCGGCACCACCCTGCTCTACTTGCTCTGGAGCGGCGTTGCCCCCGACGGCCCGGGCACGTTCTACCCGCAGGTGATCGTCGTCATCCTGCTCGGCTCGACGCTCGCCGCCGGCGGCACGTGGTGGCTGATCGAGCGCTACGCGCCCGCGATCAACGCCGGCACCGGCCGCATGGGCTTCGTCGTCATCTGGGGGCACGCCGTCGACGGCGTCGCCAACGTCGTCGGCCTCGACTGGATGGTCGCACTCGGCGCCGGACCGAACCTCGTTCCCAAACATCCGGTCAACCAGGCCGTCGTCGACATCACGGCCGCGACCCTTCCCGCCTCCGCTCTCGCGATCACCGGCGACACCTGGCCGTTTCTCGTCGTGAAACTCGTCGCCGCCACGCTGGTCGTCTGGCTGTTCGACGCACAAATATTCGAGGACAGCCCGCGCTACGCCGTTCTCCTCATGATCGCCATCCTCGCGGTGGGGCTGGGGCCGGGCACCCGCGATATGTTGCGGGCGACCATCGGCGTGTAG
- a CDS encoding YcaO-like family protein, producing the protein MQIGIAGSGPAADSVRAALDDVDATAAATTPDGLGSYPAGVVIAPTGAPAFEAADAAATRWLAVEIGGLGGVSIPDLDAAVTVFADGVGYRDLRERVAAAELDGEGDPTGGRSAVRLAGAVAGNRLASLLSGADVAGTVVEVPGGERRVFAVPRTADRDRDVRRTHRDATLDDAVARAERAVDDRIGLLTRVGERESFPAPYYLAATSDTSVFSDARAAALTAGVDDDWDRAFMKALGEGLERYCAGVYRDREFTTAPADADDVDGRRPVPPTAFVRPDDWDGGEGGPIPWVPGENLATGDAVALPGEFVHYPAPVERHRPPITTGLGLGSSGVEALLSGCYEVIERDATMLAWYSTYEPLGLSVDDEGFSALVDRARAERLSVTPLLVTADVDVPVVAVAVHREGEWPRFAVGSGANLDAAAAARSALAEALQNWMELRAMGPEQSRAEEGAIGRYADFPAETRAFVNADGDVPATGVGPDPIPSGTDELDAVVSRLTDAGLDAYAARITTPDVADLGFEAVRVCSPAAQPLFVDEPYFGDRAATVPPELGYEPQPNRAFHPFP; encoded by the coding sequence ATGCAGATCGGTATCGCGGGGAGCGGGCCGGCGGCCGATTCGGTCCGTGCCGCGCTCGACGACGTGGACGCGACGGCGGCGGCGACGACGCCGGACGGCCTCGGCTCCTATCCCGCCGGCGTCGTGATCGCCCCGACAGGAGCGCCGGCCTTCGAGGCGGCCGACGCGGCGGCGACGCGCTGGCTCGCCGTCGAAATCGGCGGTCTGGGCGGCGTCTCGATCCCCGACCTCGACGCGGCGGTGACGGTCTTCGCGGACGGCGTGGGTTATCGAGACCTCAGGGAGCGCGTCGCCGCCGCGGAACTCGATGGCGAGGGCGATCCGACCGGGGGTCGAAGCGCCGTCCGCCTCGCCGGCGCCGTCGCCGGCAACCGCCTCGCTTCCTTGCTCTCCGGCGCGGACGTGGCCGGCACCGTCGTCGAGGTTCCCGGCGGCGAGCGACGGGTGTTCGCGGTGCCGCGGACGGCGGACCGCGACCGCGACGTGCGACGAACCCACCGCGACGCCACCCTCGACGACGCCGTTGCCCGCGCCGAACGCGCCGTCGACGACCGGATCGGTCTCCTGACACGGGTCGGGGAACGCGAGTCGTTCCCGGCGCCGTACTATCTGGCGGCCACGTCGGATACGAGCGTCTTCAGCGACGCGCGGGCCGCCGCGCTCACGGCCGGCGTCGACGACGACTGGGATCGCGCGTTCATGAAGGCGCTCGGCGAGGGGCTGGAACGCTACTGTGCCGGCGTCTACCGGGACAGGGAGTTCACGACGGCACCGGCCGACGCCGACGACGTGGACGGGCGCCGACCCGTCCCGCCGACGGCCTTTGTCCGCCCGGACGACTGGGACGGCGGCGAGGGCGGCCCGATTCCGTGGGTACCCGGCGAGAACCTGGCGACCGGCGACGCCGTTGCCCTCCCCGGGGAGTTCGTCCACTACCCAGCGCCGGTCGAACGCCACCGGCCGCCGATCACGACGGGGCTGGGACTGGGGAGTTCGGGCGTCGAGGCCCTCCTCTCGGGCTGTTACGAGGTGATCGAGCGTGACGCGACGATGCTCGCCTGGTACTCGACGTACGAGCCGCTGGGGCTGTCCGTCGACGACGAGGGCTTTTCCGCGCTCGTCGACCGCGCCCGCGCCGAGCGACTATCGGTGACGCCGCTGCTCGTCACGGCGGACGTGGACGTGCCGGTCGTCGCCGTCGCCGTCCACCGCGAGGGGGAGTGGCCCCGCTTCGCCGTCGGCTCGGGGGCGAATCTCGACGCCGCGGCCGCGGCGCGGTCGGCGCTCGCGGAGGCGCTCCAGAACTGGATGGAACTGCGGGCGATGGGGCCGGAGCAGTCGCGGGCGGAGGAAGGCGCCATCGGCCGCTACGCCGACTTCCCGGCCGAGACACGGGCGTTCGTGAACGCCGACGGCGACGTGCCGGCGACGGGCGTCGGTCCCGATCCGATCCCGTCGGGAACCGACGAACTCGACGCCGTCGTCAGCCGACTGACCGACGCCGGCCTCGACGCCTACGCCGCCCGGATCACCACGCCGGACGTGGCCGACCTGGGGTTCGAGGCGGTCCGCGTCTGCTCGCCGGCCGCCCAGCCACTGTTCGTCGACGAACCGTACTTCGGCGACCGGGCGGCGACCGTGCCGCCGGAACTGGGATACGAGCCCCAGCCGAACCGGGCGTTTCACCCCTTCCCGTAG
- the tbsP gene encoding transcriptional regulator TbsP, translating into MTDGANLHGESFEEILEAAFESADSLLLVDPTGETIEALTTVTSAAETPPSIRLLAETAVVKDVMDDFVVASNAADHVASGTLTVRTGIGAANALVITEESVWSLVGVGDRVAALGGDDDTFVEAVGAAYESQWDRAASFDLRTPPLSRVRETLGEEIGQNTRADFDATLDALQSAREATGEFDEVALTLLVAARNDVLLYDISKWGEDVGIASKATFSRTKTTLEEEGLIRTEKVPIDVGRPRLRLKLNEERFEEATPAELAAVTLNHG; encoded by the coding sequence ATGACCGACGGGGCGAATCTGCACGGCGAGAGCTTCGAGGAGATACTGGAGGCGGCGTTCGAGTCGGCCGACTCGCTGCTGTTGGTCGACCCGACGGGGGAGACGATCGAGGCACTCACGACCGTCACGTCCGCGGCCGAGACGCCGCCGTCGATCCGGCTGCTGGCAGAGACGGCGGTCGTGAAAGACGTGATGGACGACTTCGTCGTGGCGAGCAACGCCGCCGACCACGTGGCGTCGGGGACGCTCACGGTACGGACGGGGATCGGTGCCGCCAACGCCCTCGTGATCACCGAGGAGTCGGTGTGGTCTTTGGTCGGCGTGGGGGACCGAGTCGCCGCGCTGGGCGGCGACGACGACACGTTCGTCGAGGCGGTGGGTGCAGCCTACGAGAGCCAGTGGGACCGCGCGGCATCGTTCGATCTCCGAACCCCCCCGCTGTCGCGGGTCCGCGAGACGCTGGGCGAGGAGATCGGCCAGAACACCCGCGCCGACTTCGACGCCACGCTCGATGCCCTCCAGTCCGCCCGCGAGGCCACGGGCGAGTTCGACGAGGTGGCGCTCACACTCCTCGTCGCCGCCCGCAACGACGTGCTCCTGTACGACATCAGCAAGTGGGGCGAGGACGTGGGCATCGCGAGCAAGGCCACGTTCTCACGGACCAAGACCACGCTCGAAGAGGAGGGCCTCATCCGCACGGAGAAGGTGCCGATCGACGTGGGGCGGCCACGGCTCCGCCTGAAGCTCAACGAGGAACGCTTCGAGGAGGCGACGCCGGCCGAACTCGCTGCGGTGACGCTCAACCACGGCTAG
- a CDS encoding CBS domain-containing protein — protein sequence MADTLVSDAMTTPMLTLDADTPVDEAADGMLEAGIKSVVVVGEACRPEGIFTSTDAVRVAADATPADETTVGAYMSTDLETVGPDDPLPVAARRMLDAGISHAPVTDAEGNGVGILTTTDLAAALSGVDAPSPE from the coding sequence ATGGCGGACACGCTCGTAAGCGACGCGATGACAACGCCGATGCTCACACTCGATGCGGACACGCCGGTCGACGAGGCGGCCGACGGGATGTTGGAGGCCGGAATCAAGTCGGTCGTCGTCGTCGGCGAGGCGTGCCGACCGGAGGGGATTTTCACCTCCACGGACGCCGTGCGCGTGGCCGCCGACGCGACGCCCGCCGACGAGACGACCGTCGGGGCGTACATGTCGACCGACCTGGAGACGGTCGGGCCGGACGACCCCCTTCCCGTCGCCGCTCGCCGGATGCTCGACGCCGGCATCAGCCACGCCCCCGTGACCGACGCCGAGGGCAACGGCGTCGGAATCCTCACCACGACGGATCTGGCCGCCGCCCTGTCGGGGGTCGACGCCCCGTCTCCGGAGTAG
- a CDS encoding DUF4013 domain-containing protein, with protein MAIDIERVVTYPTNSDDWIKTVLIGGVLTLLSVLIVPAFFVYGYVVRALRAGIDDAEEVPVFDDWGTLLKEGVIAFVIVIVYQLVPLFVFAVTVGGSLAAIGTGSDAGTGAGIVGLLGGLALFTVLALVFGYVTLIGLANYAHLGTFGSAFDVGVIRSVATDGAYAIPWLYGVGILIAAAVVAGLLNIVPVLGAIVGVFVTFYGQVAAAWVWGRGFGDAMGLDGDADADAGVDPAIA; from the coding sequence ATGGCGATAGATATCGAACGGGTCGTCACGTATCCGACGAACTCCGACGACTGGATCAAGACCGTCCTGATCGGCGGGGTGTTGACGCTCCTGTCGGTGTTGATCGTGCCCGCGTTTTTCGTGTACGGCTACGTGGTCCGCGCGCTGCGGGCGGGAATCGACGACGCGGAGGAAGTGCCCGTCTTCGACGACTGGGGGACACTCCTGAAAGAGGGCGTGATCGCGTTCGTCATCGTCATCGTCTACCAACTGGTCCCACTGTTCGTCTTCGCCGTCACCGTCGGCGGATCGCTCGCCGCCATCGGGACGGGATCGGATGCGGGGACGGGCGCCGGCATCGTCGGCCTGCTGGGTGGGCTGGCGCTGTTTACCGTCCTCGCGCTGGTGTTTGGCTACGTCACCCTGATCGGTCTGGCCAACTACGCCCACCTCGGCACGTTCGGCTCGGCGTTCGACGTCGGCGTGATCCGGTCGGTCGCGACGGATGGCGCGTACGCCATCCCGTGGCTCTACGGAGTCGGGATTCTGATCGCGGCCGCCGTCGTCGCGGGCCTGCTCAACATCGTTCCGGTCCTCGGTGCCATCGTCGGCGTGTTCGTCACCTTCTACGGGCAGGTCGCTGCGGCGTGGGTCTGGGGACGGGGGTTCGGCGACGCTATGGGTCTCGACGGCGACGCGGACGCGGACGCAGGCGTCGATCCGGCCATCGCGTAA
- a CDS encoding cob(I)yrinic acid a,c-diamide adenosyltransferase, with the protein MKIYTGRGDEGMTDLRDMSRVSKTSPRIEAYGTVDEANALVGTIRPTGYDDVDEYLERVQNHLHVVQADFANPDPDEDDPVVREEHTEQLEAWIDAADEELDPLESFVLPTGSEAGAALHHARTVVRRAERRAVDLAGTDPVNAEAIAYLNRLSDALFTFARLVNERDGVREDRPTY; encoded by the coding sequence ATGAAGATCTACACCGGCCGTGGCGACGAAGGTATGACCGACCTCCGGGACATGTCCCGCGTCTCGAAGACGAGTCCCCGAATCGAGGCCTACGGCACCGTCGACGAGGCCAACGCGCTAGTCGGGACGATCCGGCCGACGGGATACGACGACGTAGACGAGTATCTCGAACGGGTTCAGAACCACCTCCACGTCGTGCAGGCGGATTTCGCCAACCCGGATCCCGACGAGGACGACCCGGTCGTCCGCGAGGAACACACCGAACAGTTGGAGGCGTGGATCGACGCGGCCGACGAGGAACTCGATCCGCTCGAATCGTTCGTCCTCCCGACCGGAAGCGAGGCCGGTGCGGCCCTCCATCACGCCCGGACGGTCGTCCGTCGGGCCGAACGGCGGGCGGTCGACCTCGCCGGCACCGATCCCGTCAACGCCGAGGCCATCGCCTACCTGAATCGCCTCTCGGACGCCCTGTTCACCTTCGCGCGCCTCGTCAACGAGCGTGACGGCGTCCGCGAGGACCGACCGACGTACTGA